CAGGAGGCGCCGTTGCCTAGAACTGGTGGGCCTCGGTGGACTCCGTCAGGGCGAGCGTGCTGGCGTTGCCGCCGCAGATGGCCTCGGCCACCTGGTCGAAGTAGCCGGTGCCCACCTCGCGCTGGTGGCGGGTGGCGGTGTAGCCGTCCTTCTCCGCGGCGAACTCGGCCTGCTGCAGCTCGCTGTAGGCCGCCATGCCGCGGTCCTTGTACTTCCGCGCCAGCTCGTACATCCCGAAGTTGAGCGCGTGGAAGCCAGCCAGGGTGACGAACTGGAACTTGTAGCCCATGGCGCCCAGCTCACGCTGGAACCTGGCGATGGTGGCGTCGTCCAGGTTCTTCTTCCAGTTGAAGGACGGCGAGCAGTTGTAGGCCAAGAGCTTGTTCGGGTACTTGGCGCGGATGCTCTCGGCGAACTTCTTCGCCTGGGCCAGGTCCGGGGTGCTCGTCTCGCACCACACCAGGTCCGCGTACGGCGCGTACGCCAGGCCGCGGGCAATGGCGCAGTCCAGGCCGCCGTTGAGGCGGTAGAAACCTTCGCCAGTGCGGCCGGCCTTCTTGTCGATGAAGGCGTGGTCGTACTCGTCCGCGTCGCTCATCAGCAGCTTGGCGCTGTCCGCGTCCGTGCGCGCCACCAGCAGGGTGGGCACGCCCATGACGTCCGCCGCGAGCCGGGCCGCGTTGAGGGTGCGGATGAAGTGGCTGGTGGGCACCAGCACCTTGCCGCCCATGTGGCCGCACTTCTTCTCGCTGGCCAGCTGGTCCTCGAAGTGCACGCCCGCGGCGCCCGCTTCAATCATGCCCTTCATCAGCTCGAAGGCGTTGAGCGGACCCCCGAAGCCGGCCTCGGCGTCGGCGATGATGGGCGCGAACCAGTAGCGGTCCTTGCGGCCCTCCGCGTGGTCAATCTGGTCCGCGCGGCGCAGGGCGTTGTTGATCTTGCGGACCACGGTGGGGACGCTGTCCACCGGGTAGAGGCTCTGGTCCGGGTACATCTGCCCCGCGGAGTTCGCGTCCGCCGCCACCTGCCAGCCGGACAGGTAGATGGCCTTCAGGCCCGCTCGCACCATCTGCACCGCCTGGTTGCCGGTGAGCGAGCCGAGCGCGTTGACGTAGTCCTCCGTGTGGAGCAGCTCCCAGAGCTTCTTCGCGCCCAGCTCCGCCAGCGTGTGGCTGACGGTGATGGAGCCGCGGAGCTTCTCCACGTCCTTCGGGGTGTAGTTGCGCTGGATGCCCTCGAAACGCTGCGCGTGGAGCTTGGCGTGAGGGGAGGCATCGGCGGTCGTCGGAGTGGCGTCGTACATCGTGGGCTCCTCGCTACGGTAAAAGTGGTGGGTTGCTGCTGCGAAAGTGCGAAGGGTTCAGCGTTGGGCTTCCAGGGCGTCGTAGGCCGGCAGGGTGAGGAAGTCCTCGAAGGTGCTGGCGGTGGAGAGCTGCTCGAAGAGCACGCGCGCGCGCTCCAGGTGGGCGGCGCCGTAGCGCTCCTTGGCGCCTTCCTTCTCGAGGCGGCCCATCTCCTCGCCCAGCGCGTCGCGGAAGAGGGCGGGCGTCACCTTGCGGCCGTCCTCCAGGGTGGCGCCGTGGTGGATCCACTGCCACACCTGGGCGCGTGAGATTTCGGCGGTGGCCGCGTCCTCCATCAGGTTGTAGAGCGGCACGCAGCCCAGGCCGCCCAGCCACGCGGCGGTGTACTGGATGCCCACGCGGATGTTGTGGCGCAGGCCTTCCTCGGTGCGCGTGCCGGACGGCACCTTGAGCAGCTCCGCCTCGCCAATCTTCACGTCCTCGCGCTTGTTGGAGAGCTGGTTGGGGCCCTTCATGTGCGAGTCGAAGATGTCGCGCGCGATTTCAACGAGGCCGGGGTGCGCCACCCACGTCCCGTCGTGGCCGTTCTTCACCTCGCGCAGCTTGTCCGCGCGGACCTTGTCCATGACGGCGTCGTTGGCCGCCGCGTCCCCCTTGATGGGGATGAAGGCCGCCATGCCGCCCATGGCGTGCACGTTGCGGCGGTGGCAGGTCTGGATGAGCAGCTGCGAGTAGGCGTTGAGGAACGCCTTGTCCATCGTCACCTGGCCGCGGTCGGGCAGCACCACGCGGGTGTCCGACTGGAGCGTCTTGATGAAGCTGAAGATGTAGTCCCAGCGGCCGCAGTTGAGGCCGGCGGAGTGCTCGCGCAGCTCGTAGAGGATTTCGTCCATCTCGAACGCGGCGGGCAGCGTCTCGATGAGGACGGTGGCCTTGATGGTGCCTCGCGGGATGCCCAGCTCCGCCTGGGCCAGGTGGAACACGTCGTTCCACAGCCGGGCCTCCAGGTGGCTCTGCATCTTCGGCAGGTAGAAGTAGGGGCCGGTGCCGCGCGCCAGCTGCTCCCGGGCGTTGTGGAAGAAGAAGAGCCCGAAGTCGAACAGCGAGCCGGAGATGGGCTTGCCGTCGATTTCGATGTGCCGCTCCGGCAGGTGCCAGCCGCGGGGGCGCACGAAGAGCACGGCGCGCTTCGGGTTGAGGGCGTAGTGCTTCCCGTTCTCCGCCGTGAAGGAGATGGTGCCGCGCACGGCGTCGCGCAGGTTGATTTGCCCGCGCACCACGTTGTCCCAGGTGGGGCTGTTGGCGTCCTCGAAGTCCGCCATGAAGACATTCGCCCCGGAGTTCAGCGCGTTGATGACCATCTTCCGGTCCACCGGGCCGGTGATCTCCACGCGGCGGTCCTGAAGGTCGGCGGGCAGGGGAGCCACCGTCCAGTCGCCCTCCCGGATGGCCTTCGTCTCCGGCAGGAAGTGGGGCCGCTCTCCCTTGCTCCAGGCCGCCTGCACCGTCTTGCGGCGCTCCAGCAGGGCCAGCCGCCGCTCGCCGAAGTTGCGGGCCAGCTTCGCCACGAATTCCAGGGCCTCGGGCGTGAGGACCTCGGCGTAGTCGGGGTGCCAGGTCCCCTTCACCACCACTCCCGGTCCGAACGCCGGGGGATTCACAGAGGGGGCTTGGTCCGACATCTGAGCTCCTTTGGCTAGGTGCGTTGTAAATCTGCTTCGACGGCTCGGAAAATGAGTCCTACGAGGGCAAAAGGGAAGTGCGGAGTGAATCTTTGCCTGCTTGCCTGTAACTGTGTCAACAGCCGGCGTGTTAAATCTGTAAATCAACAAATCGCCCCCGGGGCGTACGCAATGGGGTGCACCAGGGCGCGTAGGTAGGAATGAGGGCCACGGACGCCAAGTGGGAGCGGCCCCAGAAGGGAGATGT
This genomic stretch from Myxococcus virescens harbors:
- the aceB gene encoding malate synthase A; the protein is MSDQAPSVNPPAFGPGVVVKGTWHPDYAEVLTPEALEFVAKLARNFGERRLALLERRKTVQAAWSKGERPHFLPETKAIREGDWTVAPLPADLQDRRVEITGPVDRKMVINALNSGANVFMADFEDANSPTWDNVVRGQINLRDAVRGTISFTAENGKHYALNPKRAVLFVRPRGWHLPERHIEIDGKPISGSLFDFGLFFFHNAREQLARGTGPYFYLPKMQSHLEARLWNDVFHLAQAELGIPRGTIKATVLIETLPAAFEMDEILYELREHSAGLNCGRWDYIFSFIKTLQSDTRVVLPDRGQVTMDKAFLNAYSQLLIQTCHRRNVHAMGGMAAFIPIKGDAAANDAVMDKVRADKLREVKNGHDGTWVAHPGLVEIARDIFDSHMKGPNQLSNKREDVKIGEAELLKVPSGTRTEEGLRHNIRVGIQYTAAWLGGLGCVPLYNLMEDAATAEISRAQVWQWIHHGATLEDGRKVTPALFRDALGEEMGRLEKEGAKERYGAAHLERARVLFEQLSTASTFEDFLTLPAYDALEAQR
- the aceA gene encoding isocitrate lyase, with product MYDATPTTADASPHAKLHAQRFEGIQRNYTPKDVEKLRGSITVSHTLAELGAKKLWELLHTEDYVNALGSLTGNQAVQMVRAGLKAIYLSGWQVAADANSAGQMYPDQSLYPVDSVPTVVRKINNALRRADQIDHAEGRKDRYWFAPIIADAEAGFGGPLNAFELMKGMIEAGAAGVHFEDQLASEKKCGHMGGKVLVPTSHFIRTLNAARLAADVMGVPTLLVARTDADSAKLLMSDADEYDHAFIDKKAGRTGEGFYRLNGGLDCAIARGLAYAPYADLVWCETSTPDLAQAKKFAESIRAKYPNKLLAYNCSPSFNWKKNLDDATIARFQRELGAMGYKFQFVTLAGFHALNFGMYELARKYKDRGMAAYSELQQAEFAAEKDGYTATRHQREVGTGYFDQVAEAICGGNASTLALTESTEAHQF